The Candidatus Nanosynbacter featherlites region TGAAAGAAAAGTCGCGCAACCCCGGCACCATCCAAAAGTTCAAGCGGCTGGAAAATGAGGCGCGGGCCGAGCTGGCGGAATTATCAGAGATGGACAAGCCGACGTTTTGGATCGACAAGCAGTCGGCTGGGCAGCTTGATTATAAGTCGGCTGAGCGCTACGGCAAGTTCAAGGCGCGCAATATTCGGCTATCGATGAAGGACGCGGCTAGCCGCAGCCAGCATGTGCTGGTGCGGGTTGAGGATGCGGCAGTTGGGGTTGGCGAGCGGATATTGTTTGAGGGTGTGAATATTGATTTGCGTGAGGGTGAGGCGGTGGAGCTGCGCGGCCGTAATGGCGCTGGTAAGACGACGCTGATTCGGATGTTGTTGAATAATGGGGCGGCAATCGCTCCGCCATCCTCTGCTAGAGCACACGCTCCTATCCTCTATTCTGGCAATCTCTTCCTCGACCTGCAGGTACGGGTGGGCGTGTATGAGCAAGAAATTGATGAGCGGTATTTGGCAGATCCGTTGGAGGTGGCGATTGAGAAATTATACCTTAGTCGCGACTTACCGATTTCTGATACCAAAATCCGCCAATTACTAGCCGATTATCTGTTTACCGAGGCGGACCGGATGACACCACTGGCGCGCCTGTCGGGTGGCCAGAAAGCCCGCTTTCAGATCATTGCTATGCTGGCGAATGATCCGCAACTATTAATTTTGGACGAGCCAACCAACCACCTTGACCTACCGAGCATTGAGGAGTTAGAGATAGCACTGGCGAAATATGCTGGTGCCATCCTTTACGTCAGTCACGACAATTATTTCCGCCAAGAAATCGGCGGCGAAGTGGTACAAATCGGCGCAGCATAAAAATCCCGCCACTGTTAGGCGGGATAATTCGTATTCAAATACGTATTTTTTAATCAGCCAACAAGCCGTTCTTGCGCAGCAAGTCTTGCAGCTTTGGTCGGTCAAAGCCAAGCACTAGTTCCCCGTTAATGTCGGTGACTGGCACGCCTTGGAAATTACCGCCGTTTTTTGCTAGTAGTTCTTCTTTAGCCGCAGGTTCCGCTTCGATATCTTTTTTGATGAAGTCAATTCCCAGTTTTTCCAACCATTCCATTTCAGTGTGGCAAAATGCGCACCAACTAGTGCTGTAGACGGTTACTTTGGCGCTGTGGTTGGTTGCTGTATCTTCGCTCATATATTCCCCTCAACTTTCTTTACGTAAGTCCATTATAGCATATTGTACATGCTTATCGACAAGTGTATAATGATGAGTAATCATGGGTGCGGACAGCAAAAAAACAGGATTTACCTTGCCAACAGTTCTCATCACCTCAGTAATTATGCTGACCTTACTTTTGGTGGCCATGCAGCTGGCTGCTTCATATGCAGCGGCGTTACGGGACCGGTATTATAACCAATTGGCGCGCGAAGCCGCTGAAAGTGGTCTGGCTTATGCTGTGTCTTGTTTGCGCGGCAATGGCATGATCTCGCCGTGGGGATCAAAAAGTCTAGCGCCAGAAACAAACTGTGCGGGTGATCCAGAGCCTGGCCAGGCAAACACTGTGATGCACGAGGGTAATATTCGAACGCGGTTCACGGTTCCCCCTCTCGGCTCGACTGGCGGCGAGGTCCAGCAGGCATACGCTACAGGTTATGTTGAGCTGCTACGACCAAGCGGCGGCGTCTGGAAAACCTATACTCGAGTTTTGTCATTGGCCACTGGAGCACAGACGCGTGTCGACACGTTGGCATTCGGGTACGAAGGTGACCTAAGTGGCATACAACACAAAGTATTTTTTGCCACCATCGACTCAGCTGGTCGTGTTCGATCAGTTGGTGCAAATGACCGTGGTCAATTGGGCGCGGGCATGATTTCATCAGCTCAGCCAAACCCGGTGAGATTTAATATTTCGCAGCGCGCCGTATCGGTGCACACTAACTTTGTGTCTGTCGGTGGTAATGTTATGGTTCGAGATGAGCACGGCAATGTCTATGGTGCTGGCAAAAATGATACTGGTCAATTGGGCGCGGGATATATCAGTCCGGCAATTTCAACACCAGTGAGGTTTGGTTTACCTGCTGGCGTCAAGGCCGTTGCGGTCAACGCTGGTTGGGCGAACTTTGTGCTGGGCAATGATAAAAATATCTACGCCGCTGGCGAATGTACGTATGGCTTGTTGGGTACTGGTGATTATTCGGTCACAGCATCAAACGCCAAAGCTTGTGCTAACCGGTCCACGCCAAAACGCGTCGCCTTGCCTACTCCAAATCCAAGCAATCCAGCAACCATTCCGACTGCTCATTTGGTGCAAGACCGATATAACACCTATGTCATTATGCAAAATGGCGCGGTTTATGGCTGGGGTGCAAATGATTATTATCAATTGGCAAGGGGCAGTATCACGAGTTCTTCGACACCCGTAAAAATTGGTGATTTTGGTGATCATGGCAAACCGCGTGCCATGCAGCTGGCGTTCGATGGTAGTACCTTGTATATTTTGGGTAACGACGGCAAGGTCTATGGTGTCGGTGGCTCAAACTATATGAAGATTGGTGATAAAAAATTAGTAATTCGCTGGCGGTTCCTGAATTCGCGCTGCATGGAAGCAACGAGCGCCAACACTGTGGCTCCTCGTCCTTGCAATGATAGTCCTCAACAACAATTTGAGTATACCCAGCAAGATCAACTCAAGATCAATGGTAAGTGTGTAGAGAACACCGCAGGCGACCTGGTCAATATACGATTGGCTGATTGTAATCCTTCAGCGGTGATTCAGCGGTGGGTAATGCGCACGCACGGGTCGGATCGTATCTTTCGCCGCGCTTCAAGTAACCACTGCTTGGCAGCCAATCCGACGGGTACGGCCATGGCCATAGCTGCTGGTTGTCCGTCGGCCAATAAACATTTGTTCTTTAGGGTACAGACGCCAGTTATTCGAGAATTGGGTGTTCCGGGCTTTGTGCAGCAAATTTCTACTGACGAGATGTTTGCCTCATATCGTACTTCTGATGGACGAGTATACAGTACTGGTAATAACACGCATGGCGTATTTGGTAACAGTGCTAATCACGCAAAGACGTTTAATTGGAGAAATCCATATCCAGTGCAGTTTATGCTACCTGCTGGCGTCAAGGCCGTTGATATCTGGTCGACGGCATACTCGGGGCATGTCGCTAACTTGTTCGTGGTTGGCAATGATGGTAAGGTCTATGGCGCTGGGACAAATGCTAATGGACAATTGGGCACTGGCGATAGGGTAAATCGTAACACGCCAACGGTCATGCAGTTATTCGGTAGTGGTCCAACTGCCCCTCGTGCTAAGCACGTGGAAAGTGGCGGCGGTACGACCGTGATCTTTACGACTGATAATCGTGTCTACACTGTCGGTAACAATAACAAGGGGCAGCTTGGTGACGGGACAACGACTGATTCGGCAGTTCCAATTTTGGGTCGTTACACGAATGTGCCAATCCAAGAACATCTCGTCTTCTAGTGGCTCTAGCGTGACGTGAGGTGCCAGCCGCCGCACCAATGGCATTTGTAGGTCGCCAGGAGCAGCTGCGGATCAGTTAGCTGACGGCTAGCTATTTCCCTTTCGGCTTGTTGTTGGGTTGAAAAGCGGCGTTTTTGATGGCAATTGTTGAGCTCATGTACAGTAGTTAGCGGCTGTCTATTTTTCTGGACTGGTTGAGATCTTGGATAATTTTTCCTCGGCATATTGTCAAATAGTATAGCAGATTGATATAGTATAGGTAATGGCTGAAAAACCTAAGGTTCAGAGCGACCAAAAAACAGACGTAGATGCCACTGCGGTTATGATGAAAACTATCATCGGGACGACGTGGCGCATGTTTGTGCCGAGCATCGGTCTGATGTTGGTGGGGCTGTGGGCCGATCTGATTCTGCACACCAAACCCTGGCTGATGATTGCAGGGATTATCATGGGTCTGGCGACGTCAGCAGCATTGATTTATCAACAAATACGATTCATAAAACAGAGAGAGGCTAATCAATGATACACCAGTTTGCAAGCAGTCTGCATATTTCAGTGAAAGCAGATGAAATATTACAGGTTGGCGGTATTTCCATCACTAACTCTCACCTGTTGGGTGCTTTGGGGCTATTAGTTTTGCTGTGGATTATGCTGCGAACACGCGCGGCAGCACTGGGTAAAAAGAAGCCTAACTTTGTGACACGTTTGGTTAACTGGACGTTTGATGGTTTGTATGGCACGGTCAAACAGGTCATCCAAGATGATGTTTGGGCGGCGCGAGTGGCACCATTGACCATCACGATATTTTTCTTTGTGATAGCACAGTACTGGCTGGGGCTGCTGCCTTTCGTTGGTCCTGTGACAGTTGGAGAGCACAGCACTCCCCTGTTTCGTGGCGGTGTAGCTGATTTGAACATGACGTTTGGCCTGGCTATCATCACTATCATTGCGGCGCAAGTCTATGCGTTCCGCTACTTGGGATTCCGTGGCAATATGGGGCGATATTTCGTCAATCCGCTGAAAGATCCAATCATGTCATTTGTTGGTATTTTGGAGTTGGTAGCAGAGTTCTCGCGCTTGCTGGGACTGAGCTTTCGTCTGTTCGGTAATGTGCTGGCGGGCGAAGTGCTGCTGATCATGATTGCTTACCTGACAAAGTACGCTTCACCGGCAATGTTGCAGCCGTTCTATCTGTTCGAGCTATTTATCGGCGGTATTCAGGCATATATTTTCTTTATGTTGTCGACGGTATTTATTTCCCTGGGACTCACTCCTCACGGTGACCATAACGAGTCCAGCCATGCGCATGTTCATTCCCCTGTTGATATTTCAAAGAAAATGACAGAGAATGAAAATAAGTAGTTAAGTAATAATTATAAGGAGAATATCAACCATGGAAGCATTAGCTTTTGCCTTAACTTACGCAATCCCAGCAGCCTTTGCAGCAATTGGTGCCGCAATGATCGGTGCCGCAGCGATGAACGCCGCAGGTCGCAACCCAGAGAAGATTAATGACTTGCGTACCATGATGATTCTTGGTATTTCATTCATCGACGCCTTGGCAATTATCGGTTTTGTGGCTGCCATCGTCGGCAAGGTTATGTAATTTAGAGGTAAATTGTGGAAAGATTGGTAACACAATTTGCGAGTGCTGAAGCTCACGCAGCTGATAAGGCTGATTTGTTTGGTTCTTTGGGAATCGATTGGAAGCTGTTGGCGCTGCAGTCGGTAGCATTTTTGATATTGCTATTTGTATTGAGCAAATGGGTATATCCGCCACTAGCAGCAATGCTGGACAAGCGTGAAAAGGATCTTCGGACGGCTGAAAAAGCTGCCAAATCAGCGCGTGAAAATGCTGACAAGACGGAAAAAATGATCAACGCCTCAATGCGCAAGGCACGAGCAGAAGCGCGTGAGATTGTCACTTCCGCCAGGAGTGAGGCAGCGGAAATCGTTGAAGCCGCAGCCAAGAAAGCTGAAGCACGAGCGGACGGCATCATTGAAGCGGCCCGAACAGAAATTGCTGGCGAAGTTGCGGCTGCGCGCCAAGCTTTGCATAACGAAACATTGCAATTAGTGGCTGAAGCGACCGGCACCTTGGTGAACGAGAAATTGGACGCTAAAAAAGACGGCAAATTGATTGAGAAAGCTTTGAAGGAGGCGCGCTAATGCCTGCACGAACGTCGCGTCGCAAATTGGCTCGGTATGTGGCTGAACGATTGATGAACAACGATGTGACGGTTGTGGATGAGGTGGCAGCGCTGCTAAGTCATGAAAAACGTCAGCGTGAAGTTGACTTGTTGGTACGCGACATTCAAGCAGAACTAGCGGAGCGTGGCTTAACGGTGGCGACGGTTGAATCAGCGCGAGCATTGACGAATGAGGCGCGTTCGGCCATCATGACGCTACTCAAGAAGCCTCAGACGGTTGTTCAATTGAGCGAAGTTGTTCGCCCAGAACTCATCGGTGGCTTCAAACTACGGACGCCAACCGCAACGCTGGACGCGACGATTGCCAAGAAATTAAACGACTTGCGGGCGAAGAAAATCTAGGAGGAAAAATGAGCAAGATTGATGTGACAGAACTAGCCAAAAGCCTGCGGGAAAAAATCGCGCAGCTGGAGGCGACGGAAGGACTAGAGGACGCTGGTGTGGTCATCCGTGTCGGTGACGGCGTGGCGTGGGTGCACGGCCTCAGTAAAGCTGGCTATAGCGAAGTGCTAGAAATTGAAACTGATGGTGGCGTAGTGGAAGCATTCGCCCTGAACTTAATGGAAGACGAAATCGGTGCGGTGATCCTCGGCGGTGAAGAAAAAGTCAAGGCTGGCGCCAGCGTCCGACGCAAGGGTGCGGTGCTGGATGTGCCAGTTGGCGAGGAGCTGCTCGGCCGGGTGGTTGACCCGCTTGGTCGGCCGCTCGATGGTGGACCAGCCATCAAGACGAAGCAGCGTGGGCTGATTGAACGGCCAGCCATCGGCGTGATGGGCCGTAAGTCAGTGCATGAGCCACTGATGACCGGTATCATGTCAATTGACGCCATGTTCCCAATCGGTCGCGGGCAGCGTGAGCTGATCATCGGCGACCGTCAGACGGGAAAAACGGCCATTGCCATCGACACCATGATCAACCAGGCGCGGCAAAAGACTGGCGTGGTGAACGTCTACGTGGCGATTGGGCAGAAATTATCAAAGATTGCCCGGTTGGTTGACCGCCTGAAAGAAGAAGGCGTGATGGAGCAAACCATCGTGGTGGCGACCAGCCCGTCGGACGCAGCTTCCCTGTTGTACTTGGCACCATATGCTGGTACCGCCATGGGTGAATATTTCCGCGACAACGGCGGTCACGCACTGATGATTTATGACGATTTGACCAAGCACGCCGTGGCCTACCGCCAGATGTCGCTCTTGCTCCGTCGTCCACCGGGACGCGAGGCCTATCCTGGTGATGTCTTCTACCTGCACTCTCGCCTGCTGGAGCGTTCAGCTAAGTTGTCAGATGAATTGGGTGCTGGCTCACTGACTGCCCTGCCGATCATCGAGACGCAGGCTGGTGACATCTCGGCGTACATCCCGACCAACGTGATTTCCATCACCGACGGTCAGATTTTTCTGGAAACTGATTTGTTCTACCAAGGTATTCGTCCGGCTATCTCTGCTGGTCTATCGGTCTCCCGTGTCGGTGGTGCTGCCCAGACTAAGGCGGTTAAATCGGTTGGTGGTAACTTGAAGCTCGGTCTTTCACAGTTCCGTGAATTGGCGTCGTTTGCGCAATTTGGCTCGGATCTGGATGACGCGACCAAGGCACAAATTGACCGTGGTCAGCGCCTGACTGAGCTACTGAAGCAGCCGCAGTACCAGCCAATGAGCGTCTGGGAACAATTTGTTAGCATCCACGCGGTGACCAGCGGTGCCTTTGACAATGTGCCAGTTGCCAAGATCAAGGAAGCGCAGGCTGGTCTATTGACGCAACTTTGGAATAGCACTAAAGACACCATGCGTGAATTGAACAAGGGCGCCAAGCCAACTGACGAGCAACTCCAGGTCATTGACGAGGCAACGCAGGTGGCAGCGAAAGGCTTTGAGGAGTAATCCATGCCGAGTACTCGTGCGCTGAAAAATCGCATTCGCTCAGTGGATTCGACCAAGCAAATCACTAAGGCGATGCAGTTGGTGGCGGCCAGCAAAATGCGCCGTTCACAAGAGGCGGACAAGGCATCAGCTCCCTACACCATGGCAGCCGAGGAGTTGCTGAGCTACTTGGCCAGCCAAGGTGTAACTGATAACCACCCACTGTTTAAGCGCCGCAAAATCACTAAGCGCTTGATCATCGTCATTGCCAGCGACAAAGGCCTGGCTGGTGCGTATAATACCAATGTTCTGAAGAAATATCTGGAGCTGCTGAAACGCGACGATGAGCGCGGCATTGAGAATCTTACCTTGACCGTCGGCCGCCGAGCTTCGCAGTTTGCATCACGCTTGAAGGATACCAAAGTGGTGGGTAATTATGATAATTTGCCAGACCAACCAACAGGACTTACTTTTCACACGATTTTGAACACTGCCATCAGCATGTTTGAGAATGGCGAGGTTGACGCGGTGACGTTGGTGTATACACGATTTGTGAATAGCATGGTGCAAACAGCGGAACTGTCGCGTTTGCTACCGGCAGGTACCAAGGCCTTGGTTGATCCAAGCGAGGTCTCAAATACGGTTTCTGATGCCAAGTATGAACCAAGTATTCCAGAGGTACTGGACGCCGTTGCCTACCGTTTGACGGGTGCGCGATTGTTTCAAGCGCTACTGGACGCTCGCGCCAGTGAGCACTCCATGCGGATGATGGCTATGAAGAATGCGACGGATAATGCTTCTGACTTGGTGGATGATTTGACCTTGGCGATGAACAAGGCTCGTCAGGGTGCGATTACCCAGGAATTGGCAGAAATTTCCGGTGGTGTGGAGGCGATGGAACAATGAAAATCCTAGTTTCAGCATCGATGCGCCATGCAGATAAATTCGCTGCATTGCAGGAGCTATTGGAAGCAGCAGGCTATCAGGCCACAATGCCTCAAACCGAGGAGCGCCTGACGAAGCGGCAGTATATTGATGAACACATGAGCCGATTGCAAGACAGCAATGCTTTGCTGCTGGCGAATTTTGATGATGAACGTGGCGATGGCTATATTGGTGCGTCGTGTTTCTTTGAGGCTGGCTGGGCATTTGCGCTCGGAAAGCCAGTGTACGCGCTACGCCCAATTGACGCAAAGTCGCCCTTTGCTGAAGATTTGATGGCAATTGATTGTACGGTGATAAATGGAGATATGAGCAAGATCAAAGGAGGAATTGATGAGTAAAACACTAGGAAAAATTATTCAAATCGTTGGCGTGGTGGTCGATGTGGAGTTTCCACGCGATGTTAAATTGCCGGCAATTTATGATGCGTTACATGTCAAGAACGGCAAAGAGACGTTGGTACTGGAAGTAGCACAGCATCTCGACGAGCACACCGTGCGAACTATTGCGCTGTCGTCGACTGACGGGTTGGCTCGCGGTGCGGACGTGGTGGCGACTGGTGCGCCGATTTCTGTGCCAGTGGGCGCCGAGACCCAGGGGCGCATGTTCAACGTGGTTGGTGAAGCTATTGACGAGAAACCGCAGCCAAAGGGCAAAACTGCGCCAATTCACCGCCCTGCTCCGGATCTGTCTGAGCAGTCCAACAAGACGGAGATTTTGGAAACTGGAATTAAGGTTGTCGACCTCATCGCACCGCTGGCCAAAGGTGGTAAAGCTGGTCTGTTCGCCGGTGCTGGTGTCGGTAAAACTGTCCTGATCACCGAGCTAATCAACAATATCGCTAAGTTCCACTCTGGTAACTCGGTCTTTGCCGGCGTTGGTGAGCGTACCCGCGAAGGAAATGACCTGTACTATGAGATGGAAGAAGCGGGCGTGTTGGACAAGACTTCGCTGGTGTTTGGCCAGATGAACGAGCCGCCTGGAGCGCGTTTGCGCGTGGCACTGTCGGGTCTGGCGATGGCTGAAGCCTTTCGTGACGAAGGTAAGGACGTGCTGCTGTTTATCGACAATATTTACCGCTACACGCAGGCTGGTGCTGAGGTGTCGGCGCTGCTGGGCCGACTGCCAAGCGCTGTGGGCTATCAGCCAAACTTGCAGCAAGAAATGGGTGCGTTGCAGGAGCGTATTACTTCGACGAAAAAGGGTTCGATTACCTCTGTTCAGGCGGTGTATGTGCCAGCTGACGACTTGACCGACCCAGCGCCGGCCACGACCTTCGCCCACCTGGATGCGACCATCGTGATGAACCGTGCCCTGACGGAAATTGGTATCTATCCGGCCGTCGATGTGTTGGATTCTAGCTCTAATTCGTTGGATCCAGAAATCGTCGGTGAGGAGCATTACCGCGTGGCGCGCGAAGTTCAGCGAGTGCTGCAGCAGTACAAGGAATTGCAGGATATCATCGCCATCCTTGGTATGGAAGAATTGTCGGACGACCAGAAGCAAATCGTCGCTCGGGCTCGCCGCATCCAGCGCTTCCTGGCGCAGCCATTCCACGTGGCTGAGAAATTTACTGGCAACCCTGGCGTGTACGTCAAGCTGGAAGATACCATTCGCGACGCTGCCGACATCTTGGCTGGTAAATACGACGACAAGCCGGAAAGCTGGTTCTACATGGTGCAAGGCACTTTGGCCGACCAAGTAGCTCGCGACGCCGAAAGCGCAAAGCAAGCAGAGGCGAAGAAGGACTAGCCTGATGAATTTGAAGCTGGTAACGCTCGGTGGTATCAAGCTGGATGAGATGGTCTATTCGGTAACCATCCCGACCATTGACGGCGAGATTTCGGTGCTGCCGAGCCACGAGCCACTGGTGACGGTGGCGAGGGACGGCGTCATCACTGTCCGCCGCACTAAGGAGACGCAGGAAGAAGAATTCTTTGCTATCTCCGGCGGTGTGGTGGAAATTGATCAGACAGGCGTGCGGATTTTGGTTGACGAGGCTGATCACGGCGACGACATCATTGAAGCAGAAACTCAGGCGGCATTGGAGCGAGCCATTGCAGCCCGTGACAACGCCGACGACCAAATAGAGCGCGAGAAAGCCAAACAGCTTATCGACCGACACTTGGTGCGGTTGAAGGTAGCTGATTTGCAGCGGCACAAGCGACGACGCTAATTACATCGCCACCAAGGGCCCTGACATCAGACTCCTTGGGCTATGTCTTGTTTGAGATTTTCAATCGATGTTTGCATAATACTAGCGGTATCGCGGGGAAATAGATTAGAGATATCCTCTTCGTATGGCTTAATAAAATGCTCAATAATAAGTTCGGGAATTAACATTTGCTGACCGTCATTATTGGATTGACCGCTCATTGAATAAACACAGCACTCAATATCTCGTCCGAATTGACCGATTGATGTTGGGTCGTCTTTGTCTGTCGATAGAAATTTTTCAGTGTCAATACACCACGGTTCGGTATTGATAGTAAACGCAAAGTTCTTTATCTGTGCGTCGTTCATTGTATATGGCTCTGGGAGGCTGTGAAAATAGTGCATAGTAGAGAATGCGGTACGGGCGATAAGTCGCGCTTTTTCCTCAGGTAGTGTCGTTTCGCGGTATGCATCAACTAGGCTGTCGCAGCTACGTACACCCTGTATAAAATCACTAATAACCGCCACCTCACCATTTTCGAGACGAGCAATACCTCTTGGTTCAAAGGTGCGGATTGCTTGAGGGTGTCGTAGGCTATTAATGGCTTGCATTGTAGCGATATCCTTCACGGCTGTACGAGAGGTAAGATATGGCTTGATTGCCCAAGGCTGAGTTACGAGGGGTATGTCTGAGCAGTACAATGTTGCGTCATAAAACCCAACCTCATTGATGCTGTTACGACGACCTTCTGCGTAATCATCACGAGGCGTTAGTTCTATGTCGAGCTGCTCTAATGGTATGCCGAGTCGGTCGGTGCCTAATAGAGCGATACTCCCTCGAGGTAGTCGAGTTACTTGTTTTGATAGATTATGCACATCACCGATGGTGATTGGTGTTGTGAGCGAATATCCTTCGAACTGGCGCATAAGTTATATTATATCACAAATTACATATATTTGCAATAGCTAGACGGGCTTCGTCGGTGCTTTTGGTGTGCATTAGCCGGTCACGCAGTTCTTTGGCGCCATCGAAGTCGCGGATGTAGATTTTGAAGAAGCGTTTGAGGGTTTCGTAGGGGCGTCCGAGGGTTGGTTGGTAGTGGTCAAAGAGGTCAAGGTGGTAATGTAATAGACATATAAGTTCTGATTTAACATTACCGCTCCCATCATCGTCGTTTGTGACGGCACGTAGGTCGCTAGACGCTGGTCCTGCTAGTCGGTCCGCCCCTTCTTCTGAAAAATCAGAGATTTGTTCAGAAATGGGTGCTGCCCCGCCGACGATCACCCGCTTATCCTCGATCTCTGAAGACACTCCGCCTTTCCGAAAGCAAAACGGATTGCTGAAAATTCCCCGTCCGATCATGACGCCGTTGAGGCCTGGGTGGGCTCTGACTAATTCTTCGCCGTGGGTTCGGTCGCGGACGTCGCCGTTGATAGTCAAGAGAGTTTGCGGAGCGATGTCGTCGCGTAGCTTGATAATGTCGTCGATAAGCTCGTAGTGCGCTGGAACTTTGCTCATTTCTTTTTTAGTGCGGAGGTGGATGGTTAGGTTGGCGAGGTTCTGCGCCAGTAGTGTGCTCAGCCACTCTCGCCATTCGTC contains the following coding sequences:
- the atpD gene encoding F0F1 ATP synthase subunit beta → MSKTLGKIIQIVGVVVDVEFPRDVKLPAIYDALHVKNGKETLVLEVAQHLDEHTVRTIALSSTDGLARGADVVATGAPISVPVGAETQGRMFNVVGEAIDEKPQPKGKTAPIHRPAPDLSEQSNKTEILETGIKVVDLIAPLAKGGKAGLFAGAGVGKTVLITELINNIAKFHSGNSVFAGVGERTREGNDLYYEMEEAGVLDKTSLVFGQMNEPPGARLRVALSGLAMAEAFRDEGKDVLLFIDNIYRYTQAGAEVSALLGRLPSAVGYQPNLQQEMGALQERITSTKKGSITSVQAVYVPADDLTDPAPATTFAHLDATIVMNRALTEIGIYPAVDVLDSSSNSLDPEIVGEEHYRVAREVQRVLQQYKELQDIIAILGMEELSDDQKQIVARARRIQRFLAQPFHVAEKFTGNPGVYVKLEDTIRDAADILAGKYDDKPESWFYMVQGTLADQVARDAESAKQAEAKKD
- a CDS encoding nucleoside 2-deoxyribosyltransferase, with the protein product MKILVSASMRHADKFAALQELLEAAGYQATMPQTEERLTKRQYIDEHMSRLQDSNALLLANFDDERGDGYIGASCFFEAGWAFALGKPVYALRPIDAKSPFAEDLMAIDCTVINGDMSKIKGGIDE
- the atpC gene encoding ATP synthase F1 subunit epsilon, whose product is MNLKLVTLGGIKLDEMVYSVTIPTIDGEISVLPSHEPLVTVARDGVITVRRTKETQEEEFFAISGGVVEIDQTGVRILVDEADHGDDIIEAETQAALERAIAARDNADDQIEREKAKQLIDRHLVRLKVADLQRHKRRR
- a CDS encoding tRNA dihydrouridine synthase, whose product is MTSFWDNLPQPFFILAPMEAVTDVVFRHVVKQAGAPDVFFTEFANATGWVHAGDKAIAGRLVKTDDEHPLVAQIWGGEPGDMEQFAAHCMELGFDGIDINMGCPAKSAIKSGGAALIRRPDVAMAAIAAAKTAGLPVSVKTRLGYTYVDEWREWLSTLLAQNLANLTIHLRTKKEMSKVPAHYELIDDIIKLRDDIAPQTLLTINGDVRDRTHGEELVRAHPGLNGVMIGRGIFSNPFCFRKGGVSSEIEDKRVIVGGAAPISEQISDFSEEGADRLAGPASSDLRAVTNDDDGSGNVKSELICLLHYHLDLFDHYQPTLGRPYETLKRFFKIYIRDFDGAKELRDRLMHTKSTDEARLAIANICNL